A single genomic interval of Flammeovirga agarivorans harbors:
- a CDS encoding sulfatase family protein, translating into MLAVPLVFSTCSSTQKTAHRSKKVNILWLFGEDIDPWMPVYGDSTVVTPNIDFLAQNGVTFTNCFSMSPVCSPARSGIFTGAMPTTIGTHNHRSGRTITKRLPSHVQVVPEIFKQHGYYTFSEGKDDFNWSYNWDDYWSGSYTEKKHFGKSGTGSWKNRKDGQPFFGVIELYGGKNNKKPASPISPDKVKVMPYYPDIPSVRQQIADHYNQIKVTDGEIGEIINELKKDGLYENTIIIFFSDNGYKLLRDKQFLYDAGLHMPMIISAPGNPKLLKKSGVREDLMSLLDLTATTLQLAKIKVPEYMESKDVFEKGYHRDFVIAARDRCDFTIDRIRAVRTTQFKYIKNFMTDRPLMQLQYRSHKPAVKAIFKANKEGIPFENEWLSDQRPAEELYDLKNDPFEVNNLANDPNYASKLKELRGILDQWIVSTNDQGQYPESKEQLKAVYDRYGERCINPEFAPFRTIN; encoded by the coding sequence ATGCTAGCGGTTCCGTTAGTATTTAGTACTTGTTCTTCCACTCAGAAAACTGCTCATCGCAGTAAAAAAGTCAATATATTATGGTTGTTTGGAGAAGATATCGATCCTTGGATGCCCGTCTATGGAGATTCTACTGTTGTGACGCCAAACATTGATTTTTTAGCCCAAAATGGTGTTACTTTCACTAATTGTTTTTCTATGTCTCCTGTATGTTCTCCTGCAAGGTCTGGTATATTTACAGGTGCTATGCCTACTACAATCGGTACACATAACCACCGCTCGGGTAGAACCATTACAAAGCGATTACCATCACATGTACAAGTTGTTCCAGAAATTTTCAAACAGCATGGGTATTATACCTTTAGTGAAGGTAAAGATGATTTCAACTGGTCTTACAATTGGGACGACTATTGGTCGGGTTCTTATACTGAGAAAAAGCACTTTGGAAAATCGGGAACAGGTAGCTGGAAAAATAGAAAAGATGGCCAACCTTTCTTTGGAGTTATTGAACTTTATGGAGGAAAAAATAACAAGAAACCTGCCTCTCCAATTTCTCCCGATAAGGTAAAAGTAATGCCTTATTATCCAGATATTCCATCTGTAAGACAGCAGATCGCAGATCATTATAACCAGATCAAAGTTACCGATGGTGAAATTGGTGAGATTATCAATGAATTGAAGAAGGATGGTTTGTATGAAAATACGATTATTATTTTCTTTTCTGACAATGGATACAAACTGTTACGAGACAAACAGTTTTTATATGATGCAGGACTCCATATGCCTATGATTATTTCTGCTCCCGGAAATCCAAAGCTTTTGAAAAAATCTGGAGTAAGAGAGGATCTAATGAGTCTTTTAGACCTTACGGCCACTACTCTTCAACTGGCAAAAATTAAAGTACCAGAGTATATGGAGAGTAAGGATGTATTTGAAAAAGGATACCATAGAGATTTTGTTATTGCGGCTAGGGACCGTTGTGATTTTACAATAGACAGAATTAGAGCTGTGAGAACTACTCAGTTTAAGTACATCAAAAATTTCATGACCGATAGACCTTTGATGCAATTGCAATACAGATCACACAAGCCTGCTGTGAAAGCTATTTTTAAAGCGAATAAAGAGGGGATCCCATTTGAAAATGAATGGCTTTCTGACCAAAGACCTGCTGAAGAGTTGTATGATTTAAAGAACGATCCTTTTGAGGTCAATAACTTGGCAAATGATCCTAATTATGCTTCAAAGTTAAAAGAACTAAGAGGAATTCTTGACCAATGGATAGTCTCCACTAATGATCAAGGACAATATCCTGAAAGTAAAGAACAACTTAAAGCGGTGTATGACCGATACGGAGAAAGATGCATTAACCCAGAATTTGCACCTTTCAGAACGATTAACTAA